A region from the Cherax quadricarinatus isolate ZL_2023a chromosome 44, ASM3850222v1, whole genome shotgun sequence genome encodes:
- the LOC128697433 gene encoding sialin, with product MTRVDPSLMSPTGEVIGEHKPQEHPQPQPSNTKSLQLHSDSIDLEDRYEGGCWQVRYTLAILALVGIALMYAMRVVLSIAIVAMAGSQEHHGNVTHEASNMCPASNQLADTNTSGITKQTKIVGEFDWDESIQGVILGSFFWGYCCTNILGGRAAEYMGGKLVFGSGIVLSALLTVLTPLSARFSTELLIAVRVIIGIVQGVVFPAINSMLATWVTPTERSRYNTIIFSGFPLGTVICLPVGGWLCSSGFLDGWPSPFYLFGGLGLIWGVAWFLLIHDRPEHHPRISNKELAQIQSCEKDIKRAEVVAIPWKDIALSLPFWGLMAGSLGYDFGFYTLLTELPTYLKNIQHFDMSQNGLMSSLPFLVMWLWGYVWGSLMDRLTAASLLPLLSIRRLSMALAMYGPMIGLVVMCFVNCNTVLAMVVLCMAVGISGSANCGFLCSHQELAPNFAGTLLGFTNTLGSFAGILAPMITGSITEGNQTLSAWRSVFLITTAVYLVTNTLYIIFISNKVQPWNEPKSDKEGKEYIIDQETKVAMVSDETRETLLEKSDHEEC from the exons ATGACTCGTGTGGACCCATCACTGATGAGTCCCACAGGGGAGGTGATAGGCGAACACAAGCCCCAGGAACATCCTCAACCTCAGCCATCAAACACTAAGTCCCTCCAACTCCACTCTGATAGCATTGACTTGGAAGACAGATACGAAG GGGGATGCTGGCAGGTGCGGTACACACTAGCCATCCTGGCCCTGGTGGGTATTGCTCTCATGTACGCTATGCGGGTAGTACTTTCCATCGCAATTGTGGCTATGGCAGGTTCCCAGGAACACCATGGTAATGTCACCCACGAGGCCTCCAACATGTGCCCAGCCTCCAACCAACTCGCTGACACCAACACCTCTGGCATCACAAAACAAACTAAAATA GTGGGAGAGTTTGACTGGGATGAATCCATCCAAGGAGTGATCCTGGGATCCTTCTTCTGGGGATACTGCTGCACCAACATCCTGGGTGGACGGGCAGCTGAGTATATGGGAGGAAAGTTGGTGTTTGGCTCGGGCATCGTACTGTCTGCCCTCCTCACTGTTCTTACTCCATTGAGTGCCAGGTTCTCTACTGAGCTCTTAATTGCTGTCAGAGTCATCATTGGCATTGTACAG ggagtgGTGTTCCCAGCCATTAACTCCATGCTGGCCACCTGGGTCACTCCCACAGAGAGAAGCAGGTACAACACCATCATCTTCTCAG GTTTCCCACTGGGCACCGTGATTTGTTTGCCTGTGGGTGGTTGGTTGTGTTCATCGGGTTTCTTGGATGGCTGGCCATCGCCCTTCTACCTGTtcggtgggctgggtcttatatgGGGTGTCGCTTGGTTCCTGTTGATACATGACCGGCCTGAGCATCATCCCAGGATCTCTAACAAGGAGTTGGCTCAAATTCAGTCATGTGAAAAAGACATTAAGAGAGCAGAG GTTGTGGCCATACCATGGAAGGATATTGCACTCTCGCTGCCTTTCTGGGGACTGATGGCTGGATCACTAGGCTATGACTTTGGCTTCTACACCCTCCTCACTGAGCTGCCAACCTACCTCAAGAACATCCAGCACTTTGATATGAGCCAG AATGGGTTGATGTCATCACTGCCATTCCTAGTAATGTGGCTGTGGGGTTATGTCTGGGGCTCATTAATGGACAGACTCACTGCAGCCAGTCTCCTCCCACTCCTGAGTATTCGTAGACTTTCCATGGCATTGG CAATGTATGGTCCAATGATTGGTTTGGTGGTGATGTGTTTCGTCAACTGCAATACGGTTCTGGCCATGGTGGTATTGTGCATGGCAGTAGGAATCAGTGGGAGTGCCAACTGTGGATTCCTTTGTTCACACCAAGAGCTTGCTCCTAACTTTGCTGGAACACTATTGGGCTTTACCAACACACTCGGATCTTTTGCTGGCATCCTGGCACCCATGATCACTGGCAGCATCACTGAAGGAAAT CAAACCCTGAGTGCGTGGAGGTCAGTCTTCCTCATCACAACGGCTGTTTACTTGGTCACCAACACCCTCTATATCATCTTCATATCAAATAAGGTCCAGCCATGGAATGAACCCAAGTCTGACAAAG AAGGCAAGGAATACATCATAGATCAAGAGACCAAAGTAGCAATGGTATCAGATGAAACTAGGGAAACCTTATTGGAAAAGAGTGATCATGAAGAATGCTAG